From Mucilaginibacter gotjawali:
GTAAACGCGCCAATAACGCGGTGCATTTGAATGAAAGTAAAATCAAAATGGGTTTTCTTTTACTTTCGGCAGGTATGTTCACTGAAACTTTTGCCTGTTTAAACCAGGTAGATACACATTTGCTGGGGAACGACTCCAAATTGCAATATTACTCTATAAAATCACGTGCCTACTCCGACCTTGCCGACTATAATAACGATAAAAATTACGCACCGTTTGATCAAACAGAGGCGGTTAAATTCATTGACTCAGCTATTGCCATGTCAAAACCTAATTCTTTTGATCAGTTGTATCATCTTGGTAATAAGCAAGTTATATCTAACAATGTGCAAAAGCCATCGCCATATTATACTGAATTGATAAATCATTATAGGCTTACAGACCACCAGCGTGCCATGGTAGCAACGGGTTTAAGCTATTTTTACGAAGGGCCGTACCAATCAGAGGACCGTACGCGATTGTTGGCTATCGGTGCAATAAACGATATCCGGTCATCAACGAAGGAAACGCTGGCTATTTTTAAATTAGGGCAGCAATTATACATTAAAGGAAACGTTGAGGATGCCTATACATTTATTGAGCAGGCCATGGATGATGCGCAATTCTACGGTGCAAGGCTTCGGAAAATTCAAATCGGTGCCGTCCTGCCTATCATTGCTGCCCAAAAAATATTGGTTGCTGATAAGAAAAGCCTGCAGGCTGAAAATGAAAAGAACAGGTTCCTGGTTTATTTCCTATCCATAACAGTGTTTGCCATAGTCATCGCGCTGGTATCGTTTATTGTGTTTATTCAATTAAAAAGAGTAAAAGTAAAAGAGAAGATCATTGAAGATAAAAATGTTCAGCTCGAAAAAATAAATGAAAGGCTTATTGAAGATACGCATATCAAAGAGGAGTATATCGGTTACTTTTTCAATGTGATATCGGGTTACATTTTGAAACTCGAAAAACTTAAAAGAGGCATTGAGCGTAAGTTGTCAATAAAAAAATACGAGGATATATTGGTATCTATAAATGAAATAAATATAAAAAAGGAAAGAGATACGCTGTTTTATACATTTGACCATGTTTTTTTGAAGATATTCCCCAACTTTATTAATACTTTCAACTCTCTTTTTAAGAAGGAAGACCAGATTTGGCCCAAGGATAACGAGGTGTTAAATACGGATCTGCGCATATTTGCCCTAATGCGTTTAGGGATTAATGATAACGAAACGATTGCTAACATCCTGGAGTACTCTGTTAATACGATTTATGTTTACAAAATGCGCATAAAGGCGAAAGCGCTTGTCCCCAGCGATCAGTTTGATCATAAAATAATGGATATAAAGGCAGTCGACCTGCTAAATAAGCAGTAACTTTTTTCCCCTTTTAACAGACCGGTAAATTTTTTATTTTCCCCCGTTTTCTGCTGTCACAACGACATTTTTTCTTGCTTACTTTATAGCTGTATAAATACCACGTTCTGTTAAATTAATACACTAAAACGTTAAATTAAGTTTATATTTTCGACCTTCTTTTATTTTTTAATATATTGATATATAGTAAGTTGTAATTTTAAAAGTCTATATTTTCTGAAATTTTTAGTAAACAAATAGGTAATGCTGTAACGACCCTGTTACTTTGTATAGATAGTAATATAGGCTAACCCTAAATACTATTATACAAACCAATTTTTTTACCTGTAAAACATAACCTGTTTTATATTCTGAATTTAGTTAAAAAAACCGATTAATGATGGCGGTATGCCACTATTGGTTTCTGATTTTTTTTAAAATGTGTTATATACCAACTGATTTAAACCAAAACAAAAAACCAATTAACCATGGAACCTAATTTTAATAAAATGCCGCCCTGAATAATAATAACAGGCCTGCAAAACGTGCTGAGTGTTATAAGATAACAGGCACGGGAAAATCTAATAAAATCAACTATTATTTTTTATGATTAATTTAATCAACCCAGTAAACCTTCAAAATCAATTTTATGCAATTTAAAAATTTACTTAAAGTAAGTTTGCTTGCCTTATTCTGTTTTTTTATGGTGCCTGCAATGGCGCAGAATAAAACGATTACAGGTAAAGTGACCGACTCAAAAGATGGTTCGCCTTTAATAGGTGCGTCAATTTCAGCAAAAGGCTCAACAGCTGGCGCCATTACCGACATTAACGGTGCGTTTAAACTAACTGTTCCCGCCTCAACAACAACCCTGGTAGTATCATACATCGGGTATGTTTCAAAAGACGTTTTAGTTACATCCGACGTAGTTAACGTAACACTCGACGCCAATAACAACGCACTGAATGAAGTGTTAGTGGTGGGTTACGGTACCGTACGGAAAAAGGATGCTACCGGTGCTGTAGTGAAAGTTAACTCCGCCGACTTTGTGCAGGGTGTTACAACTGATCCATTACAGCAATTACAAGGTAAAGCAGCCGGTGTGGTAGTTGCCACAACCAATGGCGACCCTAACGGCGGGCTTACCGTTCGTATCCGTGGTACTGTTTCGCTTACCGGTGGTAACGATCCATTGTACGTTATTGACGGTGTAGAAGGCGCTGATCCGCGCGCACTATCTCCGAATGATGTAGAATCATTTGACATCTTGAAAGATGCATCCTCCGCCGCTATTTATGGTTCACGTGCTGCAGGTGGTGTTATCATGATTACCACAAAACAAGGCAAAGCAGGTAAAGCGCAGGTATCATTTAATACCTATGTAGCTTCCGAATCGTATGAGCATTTAATGGATTTTGCTAATGCAAGCCAGTATCTATCAATGTTCCAGTCATTCTATGGCCACCCAATGGCAACCTTTAACCCGGCCTCGCCGTCAACAACCAGCAACCAGGGTGCTAACACTAATTGGTATAAAGCGTTGTTACGTACAGGCTTAACTCATAATGAAAACCTTTCTGTTGCCGGCGGTACCGATAAGAGCCACTACCGGGCATCAGTAACCTATACTGATCAGCAGGGTATTGCTTTGGCCTCCGAAAGAAAAGACCTTAACGCCCGTTTTAACTTTGATCAGAAAACGCTCGACGATAAGTTGCTGATTACTATGAATTTGCAGGCAACGCATACCAATGCAAACTATACAGATGGTAACGCTTTTTCTGACGCGGCATTTGTTCCGTCGGTGATCAGCGAATATGATCCGCTTAATCCTGGTCATTACCAGTACATCAATAATACAGATGAAACCAACCCGGTTCCTCACTTAACTGATATTACCAATACTGGCGCGATTAATAAAATGAGCGGCAACTTACGTTTAGATTATACTTTAGCTAAAGGTTTAGTAATTAGTCCGTTTGCAAATGGTTCTTTAGGCAATGCAAGCTATAACCTTTACCTGCCTCCTTCAAATTTATTGAGTGCTGTAAACGACCAGTTAAATTATACGCTGAATCAAACTACAGTTCCCGGGGAACTTTTGACCGACGGTGACGTTGATAAAAGCTCTACTGCTGATTACAGTGTTACGTATGGTATCTACGCGAACTACAAAACAACGTTTGGCAAAAGCCGGTTGAATTTATTAGGCGGTTACGAAGGCAACCAGTTTAATAACACTGGCTTAAGGGTTGCCGCACATAATTTCAATGATATTACCAATTATCCAAATGAAAATATCGGTGCTGCAAACTTAGTTACCAATAAAGACATTAATTCTTATGATAACGGGTTTACACTGCAATCTTATTTTGGCAGGGCTGAATATAATTTCAACGATAAATATTATATTACCGGCAACGTAAGGTATGATTACTCAAACAAATTAGGTTTAAACAACCAGTCAGAAGTTTTCCCTTCAGTTGACGCTGCATGGGTAGTGAGCAATGAAGACTTTTTAAAACAAACTACCTGGCTTACTTCACTGAAGATCCGTGGCGGTTGGGGTAAAGTTGGTGACCAGAGTGCGATCAGTCCTTACGCTTCACAATTCTTATTCGGTTCAACAGGTAACCTTTATTATGATGGTGCTACCGGTACCTGGCTGACAAGCAATTTTTCGACCCAAAATCAAAATAATGATTTGAAATGGGAAACGGTAACAACTGTTGACCTTGGTGTTGATTTCAGCTTATTCCAGGGCCGTTTAACCGGTAATGTTGATTACTACAGTAAAACAACCAATAACCTGCTTTTTGACTACACTGTTCCAACTGGTGGTCAGTATTTCGTAGGAACTATTTTGGCGAACGTAGGTACCATGACCAATAAAGGTTTTGAATTCAGTTTGAATGGTGCGATTGCAAAGAGTAAAGATTTCTCATGGAACTTAGGAGCGAACGTTTCTATTAACCGTAATAAGATCGTTAGCCTTTCGGGAGCGCTTAATAACACCCAGTTTAATGTTACCCAGTCACAAGTTGGTTCAACAGGTGGTTTAGGTATCAGCGGCGCGGTTTCTCAAATCGGCTACTTAAAAGTTGGTTATCCAATAGGTACTTTATTATTGCCCGAATACGCGGGGCAGGATGGTTCAGGAAAACAGCTTTTTTATTATAACAAAAATGGCTCTAGACAAACCACAAGTAACATTGGCGATTTAAACATGGCTGACGATGGTACCGGCGACAGGAGGTTTTATACTACCGATCCTAAATTTACTTACGGTATCAGCAACAACTTTACCTACAAACATTTCGACCTGGTTATTTTCCTTCGCGGCCAATATGGAAGCAAAGGCTTTAACCAAAATGATATGAACTTTACCAGTTTGCAAAAGTTAGGCACTTACGCTGTTTTGGCCAGTGCTGCTAAAGACCATATCACCAGTTCATCTGAACCATCCTCATACTTCCTGGAAAGCACATCTTTCCTGAAGGTTCAAAATGCTACCTTAGGCTATACCTTTAAATTGAGTGAAAATAAATATATTGATAAATTGCACATTTATGTAGCCGGTAACAACCTGTATACTTTCACCAGCTACAAAGGTATCGACGCTGAGTTAACAACTGCAGGTGGTCAAACCGGTATCGACCAGGCTATTGCTTATCCTCGTACCCGCGAATTATCATTTGGCGTTAATCTTACACTTAAATAACTATAAATTTTAGTATATGAAAAAGAAACATTTATTGATCACTACGGCAATCCTCCTGGGGCTGAGTGTTTTTTCTTGTAAAAAACAAATAAACCCTGCTGAAGACACCGTAATTAAGACTGCCGCAGCAGGCAGTACCTCGTACCTCAAATCCATCGTTTTGGGTACTTACACCAAACTGCAGGGTTTAACGGGCAATAACGCCATGTTACTTACCGCAGAAGAAACAGGTGATGGTTTGATCGTTCCGGGCCGTATTGGTGGTGACTGGGCGGACGGTGGCGTTTGGCAGCAATTATGGCTGCACCAGTACCCTGCATCACACGGTAATATCTCGGGTGCCTGGGATAATGCTTACAGCACCATCGGCGCTATCAACATTACCATTAATCTTTTACAGGGCATTCCTTCAACGCCGGCAACCGTTTATTCCATTGCTGAGTTAAAAACCCTGAGGGATTATTTTTACTACTTATTGTTAACAAACTACGGAAATGTACCGCTTATTACTTCTTCAAGTACTGATGCGAGTACCGTAACCAACCCGGCAGGTTCAAATGTTACCGTTTTTAACTATTTAATTAACGAGTTAAAAGCTGACGCACCTATTTTAAGTAATAAAACCCCGGCACAGGATGGTGGCCAATACGGCAGGCTAAACAAATGGGGCGCATACTTTTTGCTGGCTAAATTGTATTTGAACCAAAATGTGATCACCGGTACCACTGATAACAGCGGATATATTGCTTGCTCAGCTTATTGCGATTCAATTATGACCGCCGGTTACAGTTTGTCAGGTAACTTCCTTGATAACTTCTCAAGCAACAACACAGGTTCTCCTGAAAATATTTGGGTAATACCTTATGACCACACTTATGCAGGTGGCTTAAACATCCAGATGATGACCATGCACTACAACCAGGCTGCAAAATATGGTTGGGGAAGTACAGGTGGCCCATGGAACGGTTTCTGTGCAAATGCTGACTTTTACAAAAAATTCGACAACGCAGATTCCCGTAAAAAAGGATGGATGGCTGGTATTCAATATGCAACTGATGGCGTTACACCGTTAACCACCCGTGGTAGCGATAGCTCATTAGTTTTGAACTACAGGCCGCAGGTTTCAAGTTTGTATACTGCAACAGAATATGACGGTGTTCGCCAGCAAAAATGGCAGCTTACCCCTGGTTCCGCAAACCAGGATGCTGACTGGGCTTTGTTCCGTTATTCTGACGTATTGTTAATGAAAGCTGAATGCCAGATGCGTTTAGGAAATACTGCTGCAGCATTAACCTATACTGCGCCTGTTAGATTAAGGGCAGGTGTTGCTAATTTCTCATCTGAAGCATTCAATTTAGATTCGTTATTAGCTGAAAGGGGCCGTGAGTTTGTTTGGGAAGGCTGGAGAAGAGAAGATTTGATCCGTTTCGGACACTTTGGTGATCCTAAACAATTCAAACCTGCTGCTGATGCTGATAAACATTGGGCATTATTCCCAATCCCAACTGAGGCACACCAAAAAGATCCAAACCTGGTTCAAAACCCTGGTTATACCTGGTAGATTCAGTTGATCTGATATTTTTAATGGAGTAGTAATTTTAAAATTACTACTCCATTTTTAGTTCTATATATTTGATGTTATAAATGAAAACACACCAACCCAAACTCGTATTCCTGACCCTTGCCTTTTTCTTTTTTTCCTGTCACAACAAAAATGAAGTTAATAAAGAAGATGCGCTTTTTCAATTAATGCCATCAACCCAAACAGGCATTTCTTTTAACAATAAAGTGGTAGACGATGGCGAGTTTAACGTTTTTAACTATCGTAATTTTTATAACGGTGGGGGTGTGGCCATTGGCGATGTAAATAATGATGGTAAACCTGATGTTTTCTTTACCTCAAACCAGGGCGAATGTAAACTTTATATCAATAAAGGAAACTGGAAATTTGAGGATGTCACCGCTAAGTCGGGTTTAAATGCGTATCACCGGTGGCATACGGGGGTTACCATGGTTGATATCAATGGTGATGGTTGGCTGGATATTTATATCAGTAATAGCGGTGGGCTCGGCAATGCTGACAGAGCAAACGAGTTATACATTAACCAGAAAGATGGCACATTTAGGGAAGAAGCCGCAGAATATGGCCTGGCTGATAAAGGTTTAGGCACCCAGGCCATATTTTTTGACTACGACCATGACGGCGATCTGGATTGTTTTATATTGAACAACAGCTACCGGCCAATTGAGAGTTTTGGGTATAACAAGGAACTGAGGAATATTCGCGACCCGAACTATGGTGACCGTTTATACCGGAATGACAACGGAAAATTTGTGGACGTGAGTGCCGAAGCCGGGATATATGGTAGTGAAATAGGTTTTGGTTTGGGCGTGGCGGCAGGCGACATGTTTAATACAGGTTGGGACGATATGTACATTTCAAATGATTTTTTTGAACATGATTATCTGTACCGGAATCAGCATAACGGCAAATTCAATGAAATAAGCAACGAGGCATTGGGGCATATGAGCCTTTCGTCAATGGGCTCAGACTTAGCGGACATCAATAACGATGGTTTGCTGGATATGTTTACTACAGACATGCTGCCCGAAAATGACTACCGTTTAAAAACCACCACTAAGTTTGATGAGTTTGACGTGTATGCTGCTAAATTCAGGAGTGATTTTCATCACCAGTTTACCAAAAACTGTTTACAGCTTAACAACGGGGATGGTACCTTTAGCGAGATTGCCGACCTTGCCGGTGTAAATGCCACTGACTGGAGTTGGGGCGCGCTTTGTTTTGATTTTAATAACGACGGCTGGAAAGATGTATTTGTAACCAACGGTATCAGCCGCGACCTGACTAACCAGGATTTTCTCACGTATTTTAGCAGCGACGAAGTAAAGAACGAGATTAAACATGGCGGTTTTAAAGCAAAGGCGCTTTTAGATAAGATGCCAAAAACCCCTATAAGCAGTTATGGCTTTGTAAATCAAAAAAACCTGCAATTTAAAAACGAAACAGAGACAATGGGATTTACGACCCCCGGCTTTAGCAACGGCGCCGCATATGGCGACCTTGATGGTGACGGAGACCTCGACCTGGTGGTAAATAATGAAAACGGGGTGGCGTTTATCTACAGAAATATGACTGCGGAGCGGACCCACGCACATTATCTCAAAATAAATTTAAAGGGCAGCGGCATGAATACCTTCGGTATAGGTGCAAAAGTTACCGTTTATACCAATGGCATGCAGCAGTTGCTTGAGCAGCAGCCTACCCGGGGTTTTGAAAGCAGCAGCGAACCGGTGTTAAATTTCGGGACAGGGAAATATAAAAAGGTTGACAGCCTTAAAGTGGTATGGCCTGACATGAAAATGCAGGTATTGAAAAATTTAAGCGCCGATGCAACGATTACTTTAAAGCAAACTGATGCTAATTTGACTTTTATACCAGCGTTACCGAATGCCAGGGCTTTATATAAAAATGTTACAGCAACAAGTTTTAAAGGGGACATCAATCATAAAGAAAACGACTATAAAGATTTCGACGATCAACGACTGATTCCAAAAATGCTATCGACCGAAGGGCCAAAACTTGCTGTTGCAGATGTTGACGGTGACGGGCTCGAAGATTTTTTTGTGGGGAGCGCTACCGGGGATACTGCGAAGCTCTTTATTCAACAGCCCAACGGTAATTTTATCCGGAAGAACGAATTTGCTTTTGCCCAGGATAAAAACAGCGAGAATATTGGGGCATTGTTTTTGGATGGCGATCATAGTGGTAAAAAAGACCTTGTGCTTGTGTCAGGAGGTAATATGGAGAAAGAAGGCTCAATTGACTTGCTTGCACGCTACTATACAAATGACGGCAAAGGCAACTTTACCCGCAAATACAATGGCTGGCCTTTGGTTTCTATAAACGCCTCATGCATAAGGCTGAACAATGATAATGGCGACCTGTTTATCGGCGCCCGCAGCGTTCCCGGAACATATGGTGTTATCCCGTCAAGTAAGCTACTAAGGAACGATGGGCACGGAAACTTCAGCGATGTTACTGCCGCGCTGGCCCCTGACCTGGTAAAATTAGGTATGGTTACCGATGCGCAATGGGCAGATATAGATGGCAGCGGGAAAAACGCCCTCGTGGTAGTGGGTGATTGGATGCCGGTAACTA
This genomic window contains:
- a CDS encoding DUF6377 domain-containing protein, giving the protein MRIFLPLLFLVIFVCPAFSVGKTDSLIAVLKVELAKRKIYDNQKELRIKNLKQKLAAAVPNDFNTQYDICNRLYEEYKVYQFDSAYVYAQKLIAISKRANNAVHLNESKIKMGFLLLSAGMFTETFACLNQVDTHLLGNDSKLQYYSIKSRAYSDLADYNNDKNYAPFDQTEAVKFIDSAIAMSKPNSFDQLYHLGNKQVISNNVQKPSPYYTELINHYRLTDHQRAMVATGLSYFYEGPYQSEDRTRLLAIGAINDIRSSTKETLAIFKLGQQLYIKGNVEDAYTFIEQAMDDAQFYGARLRKIQIGAVLPIIAAQKILVADKKSLQAENEKNRFLVYFLSITVFAIVIALVSFIVFIQLKRVKVKEKIIEDKNVQLEKINERLIEDTHIKEEYIGYFFNVISGYILKLEKLKRGIERKLSIKKYEDILVSINEINIKKERDTLFYTFDHVFLKIFPNFINTFNSLFKKEDQIWPKDNEVLNTDLRIFALMRLGINDNETIANILEYSVNTIYVYKMRIKAKALVPSDQFDHKIMDIKAVDLLNKQ
- a CDS encoding SusC/RagA family TonB-linked outer membrane protein, producing MQFKNLLKVSLLALFCFFMVPAMAQNKTITGKVTDSKDGSPLIGASISAKGSTAGAITDINGAFKLTVPASTTTLVVSYIGYVSKDVLVTSDVVNVTLDANNNALNEVLVVGYGTVRKKDATGAVVKVNSADFVQGVTTDPLQQLQGKAAGVVVATTNGDPNGGLTVRIRGTVSLTGGNDPLYVIDGVEGADPRALSPNDVESFDILKDASSAAIYGSRAAGGVIMITTKQGKAGKAQVSFNTYVASESYEHLMDFANASQYLSMFQSFYGHPMATFNPASPSTTSNQGANTNWYKALLRTGLTHNENLSVAGGTDKSHYRASVTYTDQQGIALASERKDLNARFNFDQKTLDDKLLITMNLQATHTNANYTDGNAFSDAAFVPSVISEYDPLNPGHYQYINNTDETNPVPHLTDITNTGAINKMSGNLRLDYTLAKGLVISPFANGSLGNASYNLYLPPSNLLSAVNDQLNYTLNQTTVPGELLTDGDVDKSSTADYSVTYGIYANYKTTFGKSRLNLLGGYEGNQFNNTGLRVAAHNFNDITNYPNENIGAANLVTNKDINSYDNGFTLQSYFGRAEYNFNDKYYITGNVRYDYSNKLGLNNQSEVFPSVDAAWVVSNEDFLKQTTWLTSLKIRGGWGKVGDQSAISPYASQFLFGSTGNLYYDGATGTWLTSNFSTQNQNNDLKWETVTTVDLGVDFSLFQGRLTGNVDYYSKTTNNLLFDYTVPTGGQYFVGTILANVGTMTNKGFEFSLNGAIAKSKDFSWNLGANVSINRNKIVSLSGALNNTQFNVTQSQVGSTGGLGISGAVSQIGYLKVGYPIGTLLLPEYAGQDGSGKQLFYYNKNGSRQTTSNIGDLNMADDGTGDRRFYTTDPKFTYGISNNFTYKHFDLVIFLRGQYGSKGFNQNDMNFTSLQKLGTYAVLASAAKDHITSSSEPSSYFLESTSFLKVQNATLGYTFKLSENKYIDKLHIYVAGNNLYTFTSYKGIDAELTTAGGQTGIDQAIAYPRTRELSFGVNLTLK
- a CDS encoding RagB/SusD family nutrient uptake outer membrane protein; amino-acid sequence: MKKKHLLITTAILLGLSVFSCKKQINPAEDTVIKTAAAGSTSYLKSIVLGTYTKLQGLTGNNAMLLTAEETGDGLIVPGRIGGDWADGGVWQQLWLHQYPASHGNISGAWDNAYSTIGAINITINLLQGIPSTPATVYSIAELKTLRDYFYYLLLTNYGNVPLITSSSTDASTVTNPAGSNVTVFNYLINELKADAPILSNKTPAQDGGQYGRLNKWGAYFLLAKLYLNQNVITGTTDNSGYIACSAYCDSIMTAGYSLSGNFLDNFSSNNTGSPENIWVIPYDHTYAGGLNIQMMTMHYNQAAKYGWGSTGGPWNGFCANADFYKKFDNADSRKKGWMAGIQYATDGVTPLTTRGSDSSLVLNYRPQVSSLYTATEYDGVRQQKWQLTPGSANQDADWALFRYSDVLLMKAECQMRLGNTAAALTYTAPVRLRAGVANFSSEAFNLDSLLAERGREFVWEGWRREDLIRFGHFGDPKQFKPAADADKHWALFPIPTEAHQKDPNLVQNPGYTW
- a CDS encoding VCBS repeat-containing protein, producing the protein MKTHQPKLVFLTLAFFFFSCHNKNEVNKEDALFQLMPSTQTGISFNNKVVDDGEFNVFNYRNFYNGGGVAIGDVNNDGKPDVFFTSNQGECKLYINKGNWKFEDVTAKSGLNAYHRWHTGVTMVDINGDGWLDIYISNSGGLGNADRANELYINQKDGTFREEAAEYGLADKGLGTQAIFFDYDHDGDLDCFILNNSYRPIESFGYNKELRNIRDPNYGDRLYRNDNGKFVDVSAEAGIYGSEIGFGLGVAAGDMFNTGWDDMYISNDFFEHDYLYRNQHNGKFNEISNEALGHMSLSSMGSDLADINNDGLLDMFTTDMLPENDYRLKTTTKFDEFDVYAAKFRSDFHHQFTKNCLQLNNGDGTFSEIADLAGVNATDWSWGALCFDFNNDGWKDVFVTNGISRDLTNQDFLTYFSSDEVKNEIKHGGFKAKALLDKMPKTPISSYGFVNQKNLQFKNETETMGFTTPGFSNGAAYGDLDGDGDLDLVVNNENGVAFIYRNMTAERTHAHYLKINLKGSGMNTFGIGAKVTVYTNGMQQLLEQQPTRGFESSSEPVLNFGTGKYKKVDSLKVVWPDMKMQVLKNLSADATITLKQTDANLTFIPALPNARALYKNVTATSFKGDINHKENDYKDFDDQRLIPKMLSTEGPKLAVADVDGDGLEDFFVGSATGDTAKLFIQQPNGNFIRKNEFAFAQDKNSENIGALFLDGDHSGKKDLVLVSGGNMEKEGSIDLLARYYTNDGKGNFTRKYNGWPLVSINASCIRLNNDNGDLFIGARSVPGTYGVIPSSKLLRNDGHGNFSDVTAALAPDLVKLGMVTDAQWADIDGSGKNALVVVGDWMPVTILKYINGKLEKTGEIANSSGWWNCLTVADLNGDGKLDLVAGNNGLNSKIKADAAHPAKMYVSDFDNNGQVECIPVYYKTDGKAYPFNLHDDILRQMPILKKKFLRYDTYAGKGIDEIFTPEELEKASVLSVTQTQTCVFYNNGKGQFTMQPLPVRAQFSPVFSILATDINNDGITDLFLGGNFYGLKPEVGRYDASYGTTLLGNAKHGFDYLSPANTGLFIKGEVRDISRIKTKSGTAIIVARNNDALQLFKKN